In Pseudofrankia saprophytica, one genomic interval encodes:
- a CDS encoding response regulator transcription factor — protein MRVLVVEDARRLAAVLVEGLRDQAIAADVAHDGLEAAAKLAATSYDVVVLDRDLPGIHGDTLCQLILQRAERAMVLMLTAADSPVDRVSGLSIGADDYLTKPFHFPELVLRIRALARRRPTVQPATLRAAGLELDTIRRTVTRDGRPLDLSVKEFAVLEALLRASPAYLSAEDLLEQVWDEHADPFTNTVLVTIGRLRRKLGDPPVITTTPRVGYRIAAGDGAGD, from the coding sequence GTGAGGGTCCTGGTCGTCGAGGACGCGCGCCGGCTCGCCGCCGTGCTCGTCGAAGGGCTGCGCGACCAGGCGATCGCCGCCGACGTCGCGCACGACGGCCTGGAGGCCGCCGCCAAGCTCGCCGCCACCAGCTACGACGTGGTCGTCCTCGACCGGGACCTGCCCGGCATCCACGGTGACACCCTCTGCCAGCTGATCCTGCAACGCGCCGAGCGGGCGATGGTGCTGATGCTCACCGCCGCGGACTCGCCCGTCGACCGGGTCAGCGGCCTGTCGATCGGTGCCGACGACTACCTCACCAAGCCGTTCCACTTCCCCGAGCTGGTGCTGCGCATCCGCGCGCTCGCGCGCCGCCGGCCCACCGTCCAGCCGGCGACGCTGCGAGCCGCCGGCCTCGAGCTCGACACGATCCGCCGGACCGTCACCCGCGACGGCCGCCCCCTCGACCTGTCCGTCAAGGAGTTCGCGGTCCTGGAGGCGCTGCTACGGGCCAGCCCCGCGTATCTGAGCGCCGAGGACCTCCTCGAACAGGTCTGGGACGAGCACGCCGACCCGTTCACCAACACCGTCCTCGTCACGATCGGCCGCCTGCGCCGCAAGCTCGGCGACCCCCCGGTCATCACCACCACCCCCCGCGTCGGCTACCGGATCGCCGCCGGGGACGGGGCCGGTGACTGA
- a CDS encoding toll/interleukin-1 receptor domain-containing protein translates to MEDTREPDQVGPVDLTSANSTETRWDYFVSYTKEDLAWAEWIAWNIESTDNSVLLQAWDVVPGSHWATAMQEAMAKSDRTIAVVSRNYLASAYGRVEWQAAFSKDPAGFNRKLVPIRIDRCDLPGVLGQVVHLDLCGLTEESARSTLITKLRAIRTGRAKPSDPPIFPGLSSSHESSENTSILAAAGSVSANQVHTIGFTSDGRRLVAGYRDGTFASWVRGYRKDKVAWLEKTGVQIPSFDYTSDIVAIAGTQKFVANSEENDVCLIDFEGVGAPRVQRSFIPVTWAQNISISADGTLLGASGERPSLWNIEDLSKPRLIFQLAEAPEVESRARYIDAAVSPSGRLFCYADHEGAINVSNIAYNSVHSARCFRPARPDDDVPHIVFSADSDRYLFIANCKELEIWASHGQNPQSVGALKSTVGDILHVASSPRSPLLAISGYNGFQIWEFRNPASPVLRFTFDSDDMVWCTSFSPDGTLLATSDVGVVRSWKINE, encoded by the coding sequence TTGGAAGACACGAGAGAGCCCGACCAGGTTGGACCAGTGGATCTAACCTCAGCAAACTCCACAGAAACACGGTGGGACTATTTTGTCTCGTATACAAAAGAGGATCTGGCGTGGGCCGAGTGGATCGCCTGGAATATTGAGTCGACCGACAACAGCGTCCTACTTCAAGCATGGGATGTAGTTCCCGGCAGTCACTGGGCCACGGCGATGCAAGAGGCAATGGCAAAGTCGGATAGAACTATTGCCGTTGTGTCGAGGAACTACCTTGCGTCGGCCTACGGGCGCGTCGAGTGGCAGGCGGCCTTCAGCAAGGATCCCGCCGGGTTCAATCGCAAACTTGTTCCAATTCGGATAGATCGGTGCGATCTCCCCGGCGTACTAGGACAGGTCGTTCACCTTGACCTGTGCGGACTTACCGAAGAAAGTGCTCGAAGTACACTTATTACCAAACTTCGCGCGATTCGAACCGGTCGGGCGAAGCCTAGCGATCCGCCGATATTCCCGGGGCTCTCAAGTTCCCATGAAAGCAGTGAGAATACGAGCATCCTCGCTGCCGCAGGATCAGTATCCGCGAACCAGGTCCACACCATTGGATTCACATCCGACGGTCGGCGGCTAGTTGCCGGCTACCGCGATGGCACGTTCGCATCATGGGTGAGGGGTTACCGAAAAGACAAAGTCGCATGGCTGGAGAAGACCGGAGTTCAGATACCCTCCTTCGACTACACGTCCGATATTGTCGCGATTGCCGGTACGCAAAAATTTGTCGCCAACAGTGAAGAAAACGATGTCTGCCTGATCGACTTTGAGGGCGTTGGAGCTCCGAGGGTGCAGCGCAGTTTCATCCCTGTGACGTGGGCTCAAAACATATCGATCTCCGCCGACGGCACGCTGCTTGGCGCATCAGGGGAAAGGCCTTCTCTCTGGAACATAGAAGATCTCTCCAAACCCAGGCTAATTTTCCAGCTGGCGGAAGCGCCGGAGGTAGAATCCAGGGCCAGGTACATCGACGCGGCCGTGTCCCCGAGTGGCCGGCTATTTTGCTACGCCGACCACGAGGGCGCCATCAATGTGTCAAATATTGCATATAATTCAGTGCACAGCGCACGATGCTTCCGCCCAGCCCGGCCGGATGACGACGTTCCACACATTGTTTTTTCGGCCGACTCGGATAGGTATCTTTTTATCGCGAACTGCAAGGAACTTGAGATCTGGGCGTCCCATGGTCAAAATCCTCAGAGCGTGGGTGCTCTAAAATCCACCGTCGGCGACATTCTCCATGTCGCCTCCTCCCCGAGATCACCTCTGCTGGCAATCTCAGGATACAACGGATTTCAGATATGGGAATTTCGTAACCCCGCATCTCCCGTTCTTCGGTTTACCTTCGATTCTGACGATATGGTATGGTGCACCAGTTTCAGCCCCGATGGCACCCTTCTCGCAACATCCGACGTAGGTGTTGTGAGAAGTTGGAAAATCAATGAATGA
- a CDS encoding enoyl-CoA hydratase/isomerase family protein: protein MDRYGLTTIRTELADGVLLVTLARPERRNAINDVMHRELIELYARIAADSEAEVVVLTGEGRGFCAGGDFTQMAANNDAGYDDGFSQLFVDAVAMARNILAVRQPLIAAVNGDAIGLGATLALFCDIVYISETARIGDPHVQAGLVAADGGVVLWPMLIGANRAKEYLLTGDLLTGVEAERIGLVNHAVPAGEVLAAATATARRLAKGAALALRFTKRLVNKDLEDRVDRIYEMALAMEAVTFRSADHLEAVKAFTERRPPVFARGLR from the coding sequence GTGGACAGGTACGGCCTGACGACGATCCGGACCGAGCTGGCGGACGGCGTCCTGCTGGTCACGCTCGCGCGGCCCGAGCGCAGGAACGCCATCAACGACGTCATGCACCGCGAGCTCATCGAGCTGTACGCGCGCATCGCCGCGGACTCCGAGGCGGAGGTCGTCGTGCTGACCGGAGAGGGCCGCGGGTTCTGCGCCGGCGGCGACTTCACCCAGATGGCTGCGAACAACGACGCCGGCTATGACGACGGGTTCTCCCAGCTGTTCGTCGACGCGGTCGCGATGGCCCGCAACATCCTCGCCGTGCGCCAGCCGCTGATCGCCGCCGTGAACGGCGACGCGATCGGCCTCGGCGCGACGCTCGCGCTGTTCTGCGACATCGTCTACATCTCCGAGACGGCGCGGATCGGCGACCCACACGTGCAGGCGGGCCTCGTGGCCGCCGACGGCGGGGTCGTGCTGTGGCCGATGCTGATCGGCGCGAACCGGGCGAAGGAGTACCTGCTCACCGGCGACCTGCTCACCGGCGTCGAGGCGGAGCGCATCGGCCTGGTCAACCACGCCGTGCCGGCCGGCGAGGTCCTGGCGGCGGCGACCGCGACCGCGCGCCGGCTCGCCAAGGGCGCCGCCCTCGCGCTGCGCTTCACCAAGCGGCTGGTCAACAAGGACCTGGAGGACCGCGTCGACCGGATCTACGAGATGGCGCTGGCCATGGAGGCGGTCACCTTCCGCAGCGCGGACCATCTCGAGGCCGTGAAGGCGTTCACCGAGCGCCGTCCGCCCGTCTTCGCCCGCGGCCTGCGCTGA
- a CDS encoding GntR family transcriptional regulator: protein MTPSTRDPDGIALPPPDDVGGQRTVAEEAVLYLRRLVFDGVLRQGDRVPQDDIAAALGISRIPVREALLTLKHEGWVTVRPRRGTFIAAIDESIVRDHYELYGLLYGFAARRAAARQTPEIIARLVDQRRELLADPRPYAVWRHNRQFHTTIVELARSPRLAPLLRAMSGIIPGNFFELVPGSIDVELVGTAAILRCVERQDGEGAAAAYADMMGRQGDLVVELFERRGLFGHGDDAPAVAAAG from the coding sequence ATGACACCTTCGACGCGGGACCCCGACGGGATCGCCCTGCCGCCGCCGGACGACGTCGGCGGCCAGCGGACCGTCGCCGAGGAGGCCGTGCTCTACCTGCGCCGGCTCGTCTTCGACGGCGTGCTGCGCCAGGGAGACCGCGTGCCCCAGGACGACATCGCCGCGGCGCTCGGGATCAGCCGGATCCCGGTGCGCGAGGCGCTGCTGACCCTCAAGCACGAGGGCTGGGTGACGGTCCGGCCGCGTCGCGGCACCTTCATCGCCGCCATCGACGAGAGCATCGTCCGCGACCACTACGAGCTGTACGGCCTGCTCTACGGCTTCGCCGCCCGCCGCGCCGCCGCCCGCCAGACGCCCGAGATCATCGCGAGGCTGGTGGACCAGCGCCGGGAGCTGCTCGCCGACCCGCGCCCCTACGCCGTCTGGCGGCACAACCGGCAGTTCCACACCACGATCGTCGAGCTGGCCCGCTCGCCGCGGCTGGCGCCGCTGCTGCGCGCGATGTCGGGGATCATCCCGGGCAACTTCTTCGAGCTCGTGCCCGGATCGATCGACGTCGAGCTGGTAGGCACCGCGGCGATCCTGCGGTGCGTGGAGCGCCAGGACGGCGAGGGCGCGGCCGCCGCCTACGCCGACATGATGGGCCGCCAGGGCGATCTCGTCGTCGAGCTGTTCGAGAGGCGCGGGCTGTTCGGGCACGGCGACGACGCGCCGGCGGTGGCCGCCGCCGGCTGA
- a CDS encoding CaiB/BaiF CoA transferase family protein, with translation MRLDDVGEARQPTLGRPLDGVRVLALEQMQAVPSATLLLARLGADVVKVEPLAGESGRGAQPAVTDPAGRPAGATFLRYNLGKRAIALDLKRERGRDLLLELAGSFDVVAENLGPGRADRLGVGYEAMAARDPRLIYLSVTGFGARGDSPYASWPAYAAVAEAMSGIYEYSRRPHQPPVINPVGGLGDNGSGLYGVIGVLAALRHRDRTGLGQLVDVAMFDAMVAICDVVANYWSLGIRPEPDTERRAPYLVNSFRARDGWCVVQLLRDHQFPRLAELLGHPEWLTDDRFATRWGWHDHWADVLCPALESWAADRSMLSAAGELAAVGVTAAPCFGPEDVVSDPHVTARRMLVEIPRTDGVAQPVLVAGNPVKLSRVPDEPEPAPPTLGQHTAELLTEVLGLDAAAIASLHEDGVIGLG, from the coding sequence ATGCGCCTGGACGACGTCGGCGAGGCCCGCCAGCCCACCCTCGGCAGACCGCTCGACGGCGTCCGGGTGCTCGCGCTGGAGCAGATGCAGGCGGTGCCGTCGGCCACGCTGCTGCTCGCCCGGCTCGGCGCGGACGTCGTCAAGGTCGAGCCGCTCGCGGGCGAGTCGGGCCGCGGGGCGCAGCCGGCCGTGACCGACCCGGCCGGGCGGCCGGCGGGCGCGACGTTCCTGCGCTACAACCTGGGCAAACGCGCCATCGCGCTCGACCTCAAGCGCGAGCGGGGTCGCGACCTGCTGCTGGAGCTGGCCGGGTCGTTCGACGTCGTCGCCGAGAACCTCGGGCCCGGCCGGGCGGACCGCCTCGGCGTCGGCTACGAGGCGATGGCGGCGCGCGACCCGCGGCTGATCTACCTGTCGGTGACCGGCTTCGGCGCGCGGGGAGACTCCCCGTACGCGTCCTGGCCGGCCTACGCCGCGGTGGCCGAGGCGATGTCGGGGATCTACGAGTACTCCCGCCGGCCACACCAGCCACCGGTGATCAACCCGGTGGGTGGCCTCGGCGACAACGGCTCGGGCCTGTACGGCGTCATCGGCGTCCTCGCCGCGCTGCGCCACCGGGACCGGACCGGCCTCGGCCAGCTCGTCGACGTGGCCATGTTCGACGCCATGGTGGCGATCTGCGACGTCGTCGCCAACTACTGGTCGCTGGGCATCCGCCCTGAGCCGGACACGGAGCGCCGCGCCCCCTACCTGGTCAACTCCTTCCGCGCCCGGGATGGCTGGTGCGTGGTCCAGCTGCTGCGCGACCACCAGTTCCCGCGCCTCGCCGAGCTGCTGGGGCACCCGGAGTGGCTGACGGACGACCGCTTCGCCACCCGCTGGGGCTGGCACGACCACTGGGCGGACGTGCTGTGCCCGGCGCTGGAGTCCTGGGCGGCGGACCGGTCCATGTTGTCCGCGGCCGGCGAGCTCGCCGCCGTCGGCGTCACCGCCGCGCCCTGCTTCGGTCCCGAGGACGTGGTGTCCGACCCGCACGTCACCGCGCGGCGCATGCTCGTCGAGATCCCCCGGACGGACGGGGTGGCCCAGCCGGTCCTGGTGGCCGGCAACCCGGTGAAGCTCTCCCGCGTGCCCGACGAGCCCGAGCCGGCGCCGCCGACGCTCGGCCAGCACACCGCCGAGCTGCTCACCGAGGTCCTGGGCCTCGACGCCGCCGCCATCGCCAGCCTCCACGAGGACGGCGTCATCGGCCTCGGCTGA
- a CDS encoding amidohydrolase family protein, whose protein sequence is MTDGRDDPGGDGRGAAAIPMIIDVDAHVVEPPDLWTSRLPARYRETGPHVRYLPSGRPKLDGGSYIEEPGTEGPPVAWWFYEDHRYSVKRLIAAAGYPADEISLAGVTFDEMRRGCWDPAARVADNELNGVEAQLCYPNYPRFAGQIFLWGKDRDLALLSVRAYNDWMVEEWCGGGSSGSGGCGRLVPLCLVPLWDAELAAAEVRRNAARGVRAVAFTELPTYLGLPSIHTGYWDPFFRACAETGTVLCMHIGSGTKTPQASPDAPDAVPATIIFGNSAASLTDFAFSGVLDRLPDLKLLYAECQIGWIPYLLERIDDVWETHRGWSNSQLKCPERPSTYYYRQIHACFFKDSVGIELLDRVGVDNILFETDYPHQDGTWPHSRQAAATQFGHLDPADIHKIARGNAIRLFDLPLRP, encoded by the coding sequence ATGACCGACGGACGTGACGATCCCGGCGGCGACGGCCGGGGGGCCGCTGCGATCCCGATGATCATCGACGTGGACGCGCACGTCGTCGAGCCGCCGGACCTGTGGACCTCGCGGCTGCCGGCGCGCTACCGGGAGACGGGGCCCCACGTCCGGTACCTCCCGTCCGGGCGCCCGAAGCTCGACGGCGGCAGCTACATCGAGGAGCCGGGCACGGAGGGCCCGCCGGTCGCCTGGTGGTTCTACGAGGACCACCGGTACTCGGTGAAGCGACTGATCGCGGCCGCCGGCTACCCGGCCGACGAGATCAGCCTGGCGGGCGTGACCTTCGACGAGATGCGGCGCGGCTGCTGGGACCCGGCCGCGCGGGTCGCGGACAACGAGCTCAACGGCGTCGAGGCGCAGCTGTGCTACCCGAACTACCCGCGGTTCGCCGGCCAGATCTTCCTGTGGGGCAAGGACCGCGATCTCGCGCTGCTGTCCGTGCGCGCCTACAACGACTGGATGGTGGAGGAGTGGTGCGGCGGCGGCAGTAGCGGTAGTGGAGGCTGCGGCCGGCTGGTGCCGCTGTGCCTGGTGCCGCTGTGGGACGCCGAGCTCGCCGCCGCCGAGGTGCGACGCAACGCGGCCCGTGGCGTGCGGGCGGTCGCGTTCACCGAGCTGCCCACGTACCTGGGCCTGCCGAGCATCCACACCGGCTACTGGGACCCGTTCTTCCGCGCCTGCGCCGAGACCGGCACCGTGCTGTGCATGCACATCGGCTCGGGCACGAAGACGCCGCAGGCCTCACCGGACGCGCCCGACGCCGTCCCGGCGACGATCATCTTCGGCAACTCGGCCGCGAGCCTGACCGACTTCGCCTTCTCCGGCGTCCTCGACCGCCTGCCGGACCTGAAGCTCCTCTACGCGGAGTGCCAGATCGGCTGGATCCCGTACCTGCTGGAGCGGATCGACGACGTCTGGGAGACCCACCGCGGCTGGAGCAACTCCCAGCTGAAGTGCCCCGAACGCCCGTCGACCTACTACTACCGGCAGATCCACGCCTGCTTCTTCAAGGACTCGGTCGGCATCGAGCTGCTCGACCGCGTCGGCGTCGACAACATCCTCTTCGAGACCGACTACCCCCACCAGGACGGCACCTGGCCCCACAGCCGCCAGGCCGCCGCCACCCAGTTCGGCCACCTCGACCCCGCCGACATTCACAAGATCGCCCGCGGTAACGCCATCCGCCTCTTCGACCTGCCGTTGCGGCCGTGA
- a CDS encoding AMP-binding protein, with protein MLDRRLLAPHALATWAARTPDAPALIHVDGARLTYAELLAESHRWATCLRGLGVGAGTHVATMLPDGFDPHLAMLGLSWLRAVEVPLNTAYVGPMLRHALAVSESTVLITTSAMLPRVAAAAGAGPRALPLLATVLLADGADGLADDAAGLDRGSAGSLPSTVAVVDLGAALATTESAAGFEGPAVSDVSSLLFTSGTTGPSKAVITPWGLTYQMWSWVPEDTLAAGEALFSAMALFHNSGRSGFNYVLGRGGCLVTRQKFSAARVWDDVRRHGCVALALVGPLTALLRAAPPRPDDADNPVRGVILGPMIPRMADFERRFGVRVATCYGQTEVGAPLATGWDHGPWENTGTRRASWPDFEARVVDERDEPVPAGRVGELVVRAREPWSLCLGYHGMPEATAEAWRGGWFHTGDAFRADEAGHYYFVDRLRDTIRRRGENISSFEVEAAVAAHPGVRECAAVAVRTELGDDEVLVAVIPTGPADAAGPTNSTDPTDLADPAAEGFDPAGLLAFLDGRLPAFMLPRYVDVVADLPRTETTGRVRKHELRARGLPPTAWDRLATSPA; from the coding sequence ATGCTTGACCGACGGCTGCTCGCGCCGCATGCCCTGGCCACCTGGGCGGCGAGAACCCCGGACGCGCCAGCGCTGATCCACGTGGACGGCGCACGCCTGACCTACGCCGAGTTACTCGCCGAAAGCCACCGCTGGGCCACCTGCTTACGCGGGCTCGGAGTCGGCGCGGGCACCCACGTGGCGACGATGCTCCCCGACGGGTTCGATCCGCACCTGGCGATGCTCGGCCTGTCGTGGCTGCGCGCGGTCGAGGTCCCGCTCAACACCGCCTACGTCGGCCCGATGCTGCGGCACGCGCTGGCGGTGTCCGAGTCGACGGTCCTGATCACGACCAGCGCGATGCTGCCCCGGGTCGCGGCAGCCGCGGGCGCGGGCCCACGGGCGCTGCCGCTGCTCGCCACCGTGCTCCTCGCTGACGGCGCGGACGGTCTCGCTGACGACGCAGCCGGTCTCGATCGGGGCAGCGCCGGGTCGCTGCCATCCACTGTGGCGGTCGTCGACCTCGGCGCGGCGCTCGCCACCACCGAATCGGCGGCCGGTTTCGAGGGCCCAGCCGTGTCCGACGTCAGCAGCCTGCTGTTCACGTCCGGCACGACCGGCCCATCCAAGGCGGTGATCACTCCCTGGGGCCTGACCTACCAGATGTGGTCCTGGGTACCGGAGGACACGCTCGCCGCCGGGGAGGCGCTGTTCTCGGCCATGGCGCTGTTCCACAACTCCGGCCGGTCCGGCTTCAACTACGTGCTCGGCCGCGGCGGCTGCCTGGTGACGCGGCAGAAGTTCAGCGCCGCGCGGGTGTGGGACGACGTGCGCCGTCACGGCTGCGTCGCGCTCGCCCTCGTCGGCCCGCTGACCGCGCTGCTGCGCGCCGCGCCGCCCCGCCCGGATGACGCCGACAACCCGGTGCGCGGCGTCATCCTCGGCCCGATGATCCCGCGGATGGCCGACTTCGAGCGCCGCTTCGGCGTCCGGGTGGCGACCTGCTACGGCCAGACGGAGGTGGGCGCGCCGCTGGCCACCGGCTGGGACCACGGCCCGTGGGAGAACACCGGCACCCGCCGCGCGAGCTGGCCGGACTTCGAGGCGCGCGTCGTGGACGAGCGCGACGAGCCGGTCCCCGCCGGCCGGGTGGGCGAGCTCGTCGTGCGTGCCCGGGAGCCGTGGTCGCTGTGCCTCGGCTACCACGGGATGCCCGAGGCGACGGCCGAGGCCTGGCGCGGCGGCTGGTTCCACACCGGCGACGCGTTCCGCGCCGACGAGGCCGGCCACTACTACTTCGTCGACCGGCTGCGCGACACCATCCGCCGCCGCGGCGAGAACATCTCCTCGTTCGAGGTCGAGGCCGCGGTGGCGGCGCACCCCGGGGTGCGCGAGTGCGCCGCGGTGGCCGTGCGCACCGAGCTCGGCGACGACGAGGTCCTCGTCGCCGTCATCCCGACAGGCCCGGCGGACGCGGCAGGCCCAACGAACTCGACGGACCCGACAGACTTGGCGGACCCGGCGGCCGAGGGCTTCGACCCGGCCGGTCTGCTGGCGTTCCTCGACGGCCGGCTGCCCGCGTTCATGCTGCCGCGCTACGTCGACGTGGTCGCCGACCTGCCCCGCACCGAGACGACCGGCCGGGTCCGCAAGCACGAGCTGCGCGCCCGCGGCCTGCCCCCGACGGCCTGGGACCGGCTCGCCACCTCCCCCGCGTGA
- a CDS encoding aldehyde dehydrogenase family protein gives MPVDVDRHAALAKELLPPGRLLVGDDRPDGDAGTYAHVNPATGREQAAVTLAGPGQVGAAVDAARAAAVRWRDLRPDGRRGALLRLAALVRRDAERIGGVLTLECAVPAATAAALPRRAADYLEYYAGYADKLEGRVIPIFPENAFDYTLTEPYGVIGIISTWNGGISSVARKAGAALAAGNTVVVKPMELAPFSSLLFGELALEAGLPAGVVNVVPGDEVAGAALVRHPGVDKISFTGGQRAARAILTDAAQSIKPVVLELGGKSGNIVFPDADLAAAGRFAGTVCMGMAGQGCVFPTRLIVHESVHDQVVATAVVTAAALPVGDPLDPATAVGPVVSAAARDRILGMLGRALAGPTPAGELLLGGGPADASADPALADGFFLAPTILDRVDPAAQIAQEEVFGPVLSVLTFRDEDEAVALANGTPYGLAGYVHTTDLRRAHRVAARLDAGYISLGGFAALPASAPFGGFGRSGYGKEGGRAGLDEFVRAKNVYLPM, from the coding sequence ATGCCGGTCGACGTGGACCGTCACGCCGCTCTCGCGAAGGAACTGCTGCCGCCGGGGCGGCTGCTCGTCGGCGACGACCGCCCGGACGGCGACGCCGGGACGTACGCGCACGTCAACCCGGCGACCGGCCGCGAGCAGGCGGCCGTCACCCTCGCCGGGCCCGGCCAGGTCGGCGCCGCCGTCGACGCCGCGAGAGCCGCGGCCGTGCGCTGGCGAGACCTTCGGCCGGACGGGCGGCGCGGCGCGCTGCTGCGGCTCGCGGCCCTGGTGCGCCGAGACGCCGAGCGGATCGGCGGCGTGCTCACCCTGGAGTGCGCCGTCCCGGCGGCGACCGCGGCCGCGCTGCCCCGCCGGGCCGCGGACTACCTGGAGTACTACGCCGGGTACGCGGACAAGCTCGAGGGGCGGGTCATCCCGATCTTCCCGGAGAACGCGTTCGACTACACGCTCACCGAGCCGTACGGCGTCATCGGGATCATCTCGACCTGGAACGGCGGCATCTCGTCGGTCGCCCGCAAGGCGGGCGCGGCGCTGGCCGCCGGGAACACGGTCGTCGTCAAGCCGATGGAGCTGGCGCCGTTCTCGTCCCTGCTGTTCGGTGAGCTGGCGCTGGAGGCCGGCCTGCCCGCCGGCGTCGTCAACGTCGTCCCCGGCGACGAGGTGGCCGGAGCCGCGCTCGTGCGCCACCCGGGCGTCGACAAGATCAGCTTCACCGGTGGGCAGCGGGCCGCCCGCGCGATCCTCACCGACGCCGCCCAGAGCATCAAGCCGGTCGTCCTGGAGCTCGGCGGAAAGTCCGGCAACATCGTCTTTCCCGACGCGGACCTCGCGGCGGCCGGCCGGTTCGCCGGCACGGTGTGCATGGGGATGGCCGGTCAGGGCTGCGTGTTCCCGACCCGGCTCATCGTCCACGAGTCCGTCCACGACCAGGTGGTGGCGACGGCCGTCGTGACCGCGGCCGCCCTGCCCGTCGGCGACCCGCTCGACCCGGCGACCGCCGTCGGGCCGGTTGTCAGCGCCGCCGCGCGCGACCGCATCCTCGGCATGCTCGGGCGGGCGCTCGCCGGGCCGACGCCGGCCGGCGAGCTGCTGCTCGGCGGCGGCCCGGCGGACGCGTCGGCGGACCCGGCGCTGGCCGATGGCTTCTTCCTCGCGCCGACCATTCTCGACCGCGTCGACCCGGCCGCCCAGATCGCCCAGGAGGAGGTCTTCGGGCCGGTCCTGTCGGTGCTGACGTTCCGCGACGAGGACGAGGCGGTCGCGCTCGCCAACGGCACGCCCTACGGCCTCGCCGGCTACGTCCACACCACCGACCTGCGCCGCGCCCACCGGGTCGCGGCCCGGCTCGACGCCGGCTACATCTCGCTGGGTGGCTTCGCCGCGCTGCCCGCCAGCGCCCCGTTCGGCGGCTTCGGTCGCAGCGGGTACGGCAAGGAGGGCGGCCGCGCCGGCCTCGACGAGTTCGTCCGCGCCAAGAACGTCTACCTGCCGATGTAG